TTACAcaacatcgtcatgaatataGTACACATTCAAGAATATACAATATAAGTCCTCTTACGATCCCTATCGTCTAAATAAAAGTCCCGATGGTATTCTTCATTTGGACATTTGACCTCCCTAAGTAAGAATCCCGCCAATTCTTCTTGAATTACTCGTACGCAATCCTTTAATAGGAGATTTACTTGTTAATCGACTAATCCTTCCGCCGAGATAGGTCGGGTTAAGCATCGAGATCGAGTACAATGCCGAGGTCTCTTTCGGAGGAGGACCCATGCCTAGGCCGCATCGTCGCCGACGCCGGCGGGGCTTTCGCCGTGGGTGCCGTGGGAGGCTCCGTCTTCCACTTCATCAAGGGCGCCCGCGACTCGCCCAGCGGCGCCAGGATGACCGGCGGTGCGCAGGCGCTGCGCATGAACGCCCCGCGAGTCGGCGGCTCCTTCGCCGTCTGGGGCGGCCTCTTCTCCGCCTTCAACTACGCCGCCGTCTACGCGCACCAGAAGGACGACCCCTGGAACTCCATCGCCGCCGGTGCCGCTGCCGGCGGCCTGCTCTCCGTGCGCCAGGGCCTCAGAGCTGCTGCGAAGTCGGCCGCGTCCGGCGCCGCCCTCCTCGCGCTCGTCGAGGGTATGGGCATCCTAGCCAACCGAGCACAGGCCGCGCAGGCTTAGCGGAACCGGCCGCAAGTCCACAACCCCACCTTGGCCGCCGCCATTGCCGCACGGCAGAACCTACCGCAAGTCGACGACCCCATCTTCTCCGCACCCGTTACCAACCGCGGGGGCATCCACGACCCCGACTTGGTTGACGCCGAAGCCAACCGCCTCCATGACGCACAGCAGAACCTACCGCCCGTCGACGACCCCGCCATTGCAGCACAATGACAACGGTGTCCAGATTTGACACGCCCAGCCCTCCGAGCTCCGACACCATTGTTCTGGAACAAGTGAGAAAATTAaggtgtttttcattcttttttcGTCCTAACCTGTATTCTTTTATACTGAAATTGGACACCTAAGATAGTATGTgaagtagtactgtactaattcAAGATACTAAattgcaacacaaaagaagagttGTGCTAGACTGTATTTCACACAAAAATCTCGGAGTTGATTTGCTAAACCTGAGCGTCCCCCGGGATCAATCCCCCGATCCCCGGGTTGGCAGCCGCATGATACAAATTGATCAAAACAGTTCGGTTAACGTTTccagcaaaaacaaagaaaaagatAAAACAACGCGTCCTCTCAAGAATCCCATCACGTGTGCCTAGAGCATTGTTCTCCAACAAGTGAGAAAATTAAGGTGTTTTTCATTCTATTTCCGTCCTAAACCTGTATTCTTTTATACTGAAATCGGACACCTAAGATCGTATGTGAAATATTGTACTAGTTCAGATACTAAATTGCAACACAAAAGAGTTATGCTAGACTGTATTTCACACAAAAATCTGGGAGTTGATTTGCTAAAGCTGAGCATCCCAGGGAATCAAATCCCCCGATCCCCGGGTCGGCAGCCGCACGATACGATTGATCAAAACCATTCGATCAACGTTTccagcaaaaacaaagaaaaagaaaaagaaaacaacctGTCCTCTCAAGAATCCCATCCCGTGTGCCCAGAGCATCGTCTGCGCCCAGAGCACCGGCTCCTACGCCGGCAACATTGCTGCACTTGCCTCTTAGCATCACCGGTGACCCTCGAAGCATCGTCGCAGCGACACCGCGCCTTGCAGCAGCACCACAACTGTTGGAAGCAACATCGTTGCCGTTTGCAGTAGAGCCGCCATAGGTCGTAGCACCACCGCCGACGGCCGTAGCTCCCGCCATGGGTGCTGGCAGAAGTGGTCGCCCGGCCTGCCTTTATAGCAACAGTGGATGGAGGTAAGGAGGTTGTAGCACCGTTGATCCACCTTTGTAGCAAAATGGTGGCCGGAGGTTGTAGCAACAACGGCCGGAGGTTGTAGCAACGCTGCTCCACCGTTGTAGCAGTGGCGGCCGGAAGTTGTAGCAGCAGCGGGCGGAGGCTGTATCAACGGCGACCGGAGTTTGTAGCACTGCCGATAGACTTTtggagctgacccaccgatgcctccgctaaacaattatcaacaactaaagtaaccatgattcttcccaacatataacccgataagataacaataacggtaacgaGGTAAAATAGCACTAGcaagcactacgactcgcaaggcagacccgataaccaaacaatagctgtaggaggtggtggtggcaatatgggctgcttgaggtaacaagtggaagggacacgtgacaagaacgcaactataggatagcatgagggaggagacaaaataaaataggtgagcgactcctgcagggacaggagtataggggaaatgcttgcctgttaaagcttgccgagggacatccggagaacttgtcgtatctcaccacaccacttcgcgatcctatccgggaagaagcaattactggaacacacaacgtatgcaagtcttactactacagaAAAAGAAGATCCAAcaagatcaagatgatatgcatggcatgacaaatatgatgcgatgcacttatccaatttaagcagAAACGGAATTCCGACACACAATTATTAGGTTCAAGTTATTTAtctaccccgcatattaaatGTTGATTAACATGGAAAACATGGCATGGGTGAGCTACGGTAAATTTAGAGTAGCATTAAGGGGTGTTCGGAAGAACGTAGATGAATTACCAAAGACATTTGCTACTCCATCGACCAGACTGCAGTAGAACAAGAACGAGTACCCTCCGCAGCCTGGCTAGCCTCGCACCGATCCTGATGCCAAAAATCTTGACAGGGAGGAACTGCAGACGGGGTTGGGCTCGCGCTGTCAATCCGACACTGTTGGGCTCGCGTTGTCAATCCGCTTAAAGGGTCTCTTTTGAACCTCGCATATAAAAAGTTCGCACATTAGAAACGAAAGGAGAATGATTAAGATAATATGGAACAACAAAAATACCATGTCAACAGAATGGACCATGCATGGTCATAATGAACACATGTACACTGATCAAAAAAATCATTTTATGGACATATAGTTACTAGCTAGATATGTCCTGGCAAAGACAAAATATAATGGACACCAATTGTTCCTAGGTCCAGGGTCTCGTTTTGAGGAGAAGGCGGCAGGCGATGTTGCCATAGCTGAAGAGGAGAAGGTGGCAGGCGACGTTCCGGTCGTTCAAGAGGAGCAGACGGCGCCTGAGGTTCCGGTCGTTGAAGATGGGAAGGCGGCGCCAGACCTTCTTCCAGAGGAGAAGGTACCATGCCTAGTCCATGGCGGGAATTGCTAAGCCTAGCCTGGCCATGGCCGCGCCCAGAACGCACACCTCCGGCCAGGCCAAGCCTGCCGCCACGGCGCCAATCAGAAGACTCCAtgacttcctcctcttcttcctctgcgaGTATGCATAATCTCGATCAATTCAAATACAGTACTCCGGTAGGAAATCAACTGAAAACTGAGAAATCATGTGGCAAACCTTGATCCAGTACCACAAATTCGTAGTCATAGTTCAAACCAGCAGCATCCTCCTCGGCCTACTCGCGGAGGGCATTCCAGTTGATCCACCCTCCCCGGCGATCGGCCATGACTCTAGGCGAGCTGGGGATAGCAGCGAGAAGAGCGAGAAGAGAGAACAGATTGGTGAGGGATGAGATGGCCGTGCTGATGTCCATCTATTTATAGCCCTGGCGTCCAAATTTTGAACTTGAAAATTCTGGATCATTGCCGCCCTTCGAATTCCCTCCATTGTTGAAATTTTCGCCGTCCTTGCACTCTTTGCCTGCCTACATGCGCGCGGGAGAGAGACGAAAGGTATGCGCGCCCAGGAAAAGAAAAGCGGGGGACAGGGAGTCCTTCACGGGATCGGTTGGATCGGGAGGATTCGCCAGCGAGAATAACGGGATACAGCATCCTTCACGCGAACGGTTATGGAAACCTCCGATCTGTTTACTTTTCATTTTTCCTCTCTCAAATCCGGTAGGGGGTTTTCTGCTAAAACAAttgcttgcgctaatttccgtgccaaaaaagaataggcactatagaaaggaatggAGGAAGTATTATACACGTGCAATACATAGATGATTGTTTATTTAGGAGCATTTTATATAGGATGCATAAATTATGTCCCTTCTCGGACATTCTCTAGTAGAAAAACGGACATCAGTCCCGGTCGGTAGCGGCCTTTCGTCACGGTTGCGCAAGGAGGACTGCGCCATTGGGACTAAAACCCCCTCTCTCTTAGAATCGGGACTAAAAGATCTCTCGAGCATTCAGGGTGGAgggctttagtctcggttggtaacACAAACTGGTACTAAAGTCCTCCACGCGTCGAGCGCTAAGATATGGCCGTTTCTCTGCCGCTGCAGAGAAAATGGTATTTTTCTTGCCGCGacagaggtttagggttttatctTTTTCATTCAACTTGATGCTAGTACATACAACAATAAAGGAACCATTACAcaacatcgtcatgaatataGTACACATTCAAGAATATACAATATAAGTCCTCTTACGATCCCTATTGTCTAAATAAAAGTCCCGATGGTATTCTTCATTTGGACATTTGACCTCCCTAAGTAAGAATCCCGCCAATTCTTCTTGAATTACTCGTACGCAATCCTTTAATAGGAGACCATCCCACAGACATCCAATCTAATTTAAAGAAGGGGATCAATAAAACTCAACacaattgatggtaataaaataagattGTGAATATTGTTTACATACATGGAGTTGTTGTAGAATTCTTTTCCCCCTAACAATAGGTCATCTGGCGAATAAACTTGCAAATATAGTACCCACATAAATTATTCTCGTATTCCTGCCTCAAATGCTTTACGAGAATAGAGCTCAATCAAAATAATAATCAAGCATGATAATGGTATTGAAACAAGAATCAAAGAGATGCAGatgatgcatgtaaaatacatacatgaactttgtaatTTATTAACATGTatttccacatatttgcaacacatATGATGTTATTATCATGTTTTAtagtgatttatgg
This region of Lolium perenne isolate Kyuss_39 chromosome 2, Kyuss_2.0, whole genome shotgun sequence genomic DNA includes:
- the LOC127322820 gene encoding mitochondrial import inner membrane translocase subunit TIM17-1-like, giving the protein MPRSLSEEDPCLGRIVADAGGAFAVGAVGGSVFHFIKGARDSPSGARMTGGAQALRMNAPRVGGSFAVWGGLFSAFNYAAVYAHQKDDPWNSIAAGAAAGGLLSVRQGLRAAAKSAASGAALLALVEGMGILANRAQAAQQNLPPVDDPAIAAQ